The genome window CAAAGCATCCAGTTTACTCTTGGCCTCAGGTAAATCCTCGGGCGTCAGATGTTCAGAACAAGATGCTTCATCGTGAGCACATGCCCGTTCAGACGCGGTAACCGCTCGACCCGGTTCGCTTTGGTGATCTTCACATGGCATAAGCGCAGCAAGACGCTGTAACGCCTCATGATGCTGTTCAAACGCTTTCTGAATCCGCACCAGCTCAACGGCTGAAGAGGCAATGCCCATGGCTTCAAATTCGTCATCCAGTGCCGTCAGTCGTTGCTGCTCCTGATCGCGACGCTGCTCAAGCGCGGCAATCTTCTCCTGCAGCCCCTGACAGTTTTTTTTGACTTTGGCAAAACGGCAACCAAACCAGCCCCATCCGGCAACGGCCCCGAAACCGGCCAAAATGGCGACACCGAGGGTCCACTGCGGCAGCAAAAAGTACGTCGACTGGCCTGCGACAATCATCAACAGCATAAACAGAAACGGCCGCTTCCAGTCGGGATGACGCACCTTCTGCAGACGATCACGAAACGGAATCATCTCGGATTGCAGGGCAACCATCTGATGGCGCACTTCATCCGCGTCAGCCAGCAAACGTGTCAGGTCCTCCGGTACCGGCACAGGAATCCCGGCATCGCGCAGAGTCTGTTCCAACTGTTGCCGCTCGCTCGCTATGCCATCTTCACCATCTGCGTTTGCAACCTCACCGCGTTCATCGTCATCTGGCTCAGGCACTTCTGCTTCGATTTGCCATTGCTGCTGAATCCAGGCGATGTAATTGAGGCCCTCGTCAAGTTGCTGCCGGTCCTCAGCCAATTCGCCTTTAAGTGAGACGATCTGTTGTCGCACCTGTTCCAGTTCAGCTAACAACTCATCACTCTGCTGCTGGCGCTGCGCCATATCTTGCAACGCATCATGGACCACTTCCAACTCTCGGGGAGAGACCGTCACACCACTCCACGGATTGTCACTGGTCACGGCGTCGTAATCATCTTTGAGCGAGCGCAACACCATTTCGCTGTCCCCTTGGGTAAATCCAGACAAAATAGTGCGCAAAAAACGTTCAAATTCATCGGAGGTTGTCGGGAAATCCCCTTGGCCGACAAATTGCGTGGCTCGAAACAACGGTTCATCGCTGATACCGAGAAGCGCACGCAACAATTGAACATACTGCTGATAGTGTTCCGGGTGATGGCTCAAAGCAATCTGGGCACTGAAATGATCCATCAAATGATACATGCCATCGTACTGAAACAGATTGACTTGATCCGTCACCACATCCCGCTCAAGGCGGATGTTGCGCTGCTGGCTTTCAAACTGTAACACCGCCTGACAACCCTGTTGGCTGCCCCACGGTTGATAGCGCTGTTTGTCGCGCAGACCGAACAGAACTGCCGGAATGGACGCCATCATGGTCGATTTACCGGCTTCATTGGCACCGACCACCAGGTTCATTCCTCGACGAAACTCAAAGGTTTTGTCATTGAAGCGGCCAAAGCTTTTTAATTCCAGACTGCGCAGAATCATACCTCATCCTCCGCAACGGCATGAAAGCGGTGCAACAACTCACGTAACGCCTTTTCATAAACCGAGCGCTGGCTCTCTGAAGCATCCACGGCCAGCTCAATAAAACGACGACACAAAATCCCGCGTACCGTCTCCTCCTCAGCCAACCGGGTCAATGTTTCACTGGCAAGAAACCGGGTCTCATCGTCACACGCCAACAAGGCAAAACGCTCCTGGTGGCGTGCCACCACTTTGACAGGATCAAACAGTTCTTCAATGGCCCCAACCAGGCGGACTCGCAAGGCAACATCGCGCTGGGCCCATTCATCCAGCATCTGATGAAAATGCTCCGCCGGTTCATGCATCATCACCTCAAGCTCGCGCTGTTCAAAACGGATCGACTCGGTTGCCAGCGATTCAAGCTCGACATTATCGCCCCCCAGAGTCACCATGGAGCAGCACCGTTCACCACATTCGTTGAAGCTGAGCCCTTGCGGGGTTCCCGGGCAATCAGCGCACAACGTTGCGCCATGCTTAACCGTGCCACGGCTGCGATTGCCCACCACGACATAATCCAAATCCCATGCCAGGATCGCTTTCTTCCAATGCACCAACGGATCTTGAAACGGATTACGCTGATCGAGTTTAAGGCTGTGAAAGGCACCGAGATGCACTCCGTCACCGGAGCGACGCGCCATATAACTATGGGCATTGCCTGGATCACATTGCCACGGCAGAGTGTACAAAAAAAGATCTCCCGCCGCGAGGTTGAACACCAGCGGCTGCGAATCCACGCCGCGCTCGTCAACCACCCAAGGCTGAAAACGCTCGTCGCGATACACGGAATCGGCACCCAACGGGTGATCGTAACAACCGGGTAATATGACAATGCGAATCGCGGGAGCAAGTGCCGTCAAACGATGGAAAACCGCCTCGCGCAAGGTGGCTTCCGGTGCGTGATGCGCAAACAGATTACCGGTAAAAATGAGCAGATCAACCTCATGGTTGGTCGCCTGAGCAAGAAGACGATCCAAGGTTGCCATCTGGGCAACAGCAAGGCGTTCACCCACGGCAGGGACAAAAGACAGCTTGGCCCCCAAACTCAAATCGCTGCTATGAAGAAGCTTTATCATGATAAAAAAATCAGTTCGTTACGACACGGCGTCTAAGATGAATCAGAAATTCCCGGTTCCCTTTTGGACCAAGAATCGGACTCTCACACAGAGCGCTCACATCACAGTTCAACGTCTCGGCCAGTTGTCTGATTTTGTCAATAACCTGGGCATGTTGTTGTTCATCACGAACCACACCGCCTTTGCCAACATTTCCCTTACCCACTTCAAACTGGGGTTTAATCAGGGCAACAATATCCGCATCCGCCGCAAGCACGGCCAGAGTCGGAGGCAAAACCTTTTCCAGGGAGATGAATGAGGCATCGATTACGGCCAGATCCGGCACATCACCGAGTTGCTCGCGGGTCAGTTCACGAATATTTGTGCGTTCCAGGTTAACCACCCGGTCATCTTCACGCAGTTTCCAGGCCAATTGGCCATAACCGACATCCACGGCATAAACCTTGGCGGCACCGTTCTGCAACAGGCAATCGGTGAAACCACCGGTCGAAGCACCAACATCCACGGCAACTCGTCCGTTCACCTCAAGACCAAACTGCTCAAGTCCTCCCGCCAGCTTGAGGCCACCCCGCGACACATAGGGCAGATCGCCCCCTCGAACCCGGATCGCGGCATCCACAGCAACACGGGTACCGGCTTTGTCAATAACGGTCTCATTGACCAAAACATTGCCGGACATAATAAGGGCTCGCGCTCGCTCACGAGAACGGCACAAGCCCAGTTCAACCACGCGTTTATCCAGGCGCTCTTTCGTTGCAGACATAAGATTTTCGCTAATAAAAGAGGTTGTTGCTAAAAGCTCTAAAATGAGGAAACAGACAGAAGAGATCCACAGGCCTCAACACCACTCCAAACCTACCATAGAGCGTAGTTCCGAGCAACCGTGGACACGTGGGATCAGAGGATCGAGAAATCAAAAGAAAGCTGAATGTCTGGTTACCCCTGACACAGCTCAAGAT of Desulfuromonas acetoxidans DSM 684 contains these proteins:
- a CDS encoding metallophosphoesterase family protein, producing MIKLLHSSDLSLGAKLSFVPAVGERLAVAQMATLDRLLAQATNHEVDLLIFTGNLFAHHAPEATLREAVFHRLTALAPAIRIVILPGCYDHPLGADSVYRDERFQPWVVDERGVDSQPLVFNLAAGDLFLYTLPWQCDPGNAHSYMARRSGDGVHLGAFHSLKLDQRNPFQDPLVHWKKAILAWDLDYVVVGNRSRGTVKHGATLCADCPGTPQGLSFNECGERCCSMVTLGGDNVELESLATESIRFEQRELEVMMHEPAEHFHQMLDEWAQRDVALRVRLVGAIEELFDPVKVVARHQERFALLACDDETRFLASETLTRLAEEETVRGILCRRFIELAVDASESQRSVYEKALRELLHRFHAVAEDEV
- a CDS encoding ATP-binding protein; amino-acid sequence: MILRSLELKSFGRFNDKTFEFRRGMNLVVGANEAGKSTMMASIPAVLFGLRDKQRYQPWGSQQGCQAVLQFESQQRNIRLERDVVTDQVNLFQYDGMYHLMDHFSAQIALSHHPEHYQQYVQLLRALLGISDEPLFRATQFVGQGDFPTTSDEFERFLRTILSGFTQGDSEMVLRSLKDDYDAVTSDNPWSGVTVSPRELEVVHDALQDMAQRQQQSDELLAELEQVRQQIVSLKGELAEDRQQLDEGLNYIAWIQQQWQIEAEVPEPDDDERGEVANADGEDGIASERQQLEQTLRDAGIPVPVPEDLTRLLADADEVRHQMVALQSEMIPFRDRLQKVRHPDWKRPFLFMLLMIVAGQSTYFLLPQWTLGVAILAGFGAVAGWGWFGCRFAKVKKNCQGLQEKIAALEQRRDQEQQRLTALDDEFEAMGIASSAVELVRIQKAFEQHHEALQRLAALMPCEDHQSEPGRAVTASERACAHDEASCSEHLTPEDLPEAKSKLDALEHSIHNREADLLALVRHEAVLLGRLAEGEQDVRHREQLEQRQGVLEQRKQVLHCAIDVLQQSLEEFHSSSLQCFEKRIAKYLRKATQNKYSAIAIEQDFSARLKSRNGQWVALEQLSRGTMDAVCLAIRLGLSHFLTPGKTLPFFLDDALINLDGERLQESVTVLERLSADHQIILFSHDERLHKIAARRRWHVIALSERRSRNVTRNKEGAEDAGQLSFL
- a CDS encoding TlyA family RNA methyltransferase, with the protein product MSATKERLDKRVVELGLCRSRERARALIMSGNVLVNETVIDKAGTRVAVDAAIRVRGGDLPYVSRGGLKLAGGLEQFGLEVNGRVAVDVGASTGGFTDCLLQNGAAKVYAVDVGYGQLAWKLREDDRVVNLERTNIRELTREQLGDVPDLAVIDASFISLEKVLPPTLAVLAADADIVALIKPQFEVGKGNVGKGGVVRDEQQHAQVIDKIRQLAETLNCDVSALCESPILGPKGNREFLIHLRRRVVTN